A single window of Mycosarcoma maydis chromosome 1, whole genome shotgun sequence DNA harbors:
- a CDS encoding mitochondrial 54S ribosomal protein uL30m (related to MRPL33 - mitochondrial ribosomal protein, large subunit) — MSLLSRRLFGQARSSLSRDAVSTSAWGIRHESSSAIAQRTVASGSCSTDSAPPTHYRITLRRSGIGMPEKINRTLQGLGLKKRLQSVYRPIGPAMAGAILAVKELVHVENVRRLSDADQMLLSDQDAVWVNEAGEIVDPGKAAKKAPRGYKIVGNVVSEVRDQQIKNASS; from the coding sequence ATGTCTTTGCTCTCACGCAGGCTGTTCGGCCAAGCAAGGTCAAGTCTCTCTCGCGACGCAGTTTCGACGTCGGCATGGGGCATCCGACACGAGTCGTCCTCCGCCATCGCGCAGCGCACCGTCGCATCCGGCTCTTGCTCTACCGACTCGGCACCACCCACACACTACCGCATCACGCTCCGACGATCCGGCATCGGTATGCCTGAAAAGATCAACCGCACATTGCAAGGTTTGGGACTCAAGAAGCGTCTCCAGTCGGTCTATCGGCCCATTGGACCCGCTATGGCTGGTGCGATTCTCGCCGTCAAGGAACTCGTTCACGTCGAAAACGTGCGTCGACTGTCCGACGCAGACCAGATGCTGTTGAGCGACCAAGACGCCGTATGGGTCAACGAGGCcggcgagatcgtcgaCCCTGGTAAagcggccaagaaggctCCCAGGGGATACAAGATCGTCGGCAACGTGGTTAGCGAGGTTCGTGATCAGCAGATCAAGAACGCTTCTTCGTAA
- a CDS encoding uncharacterized protein (related to adenosine deaminase): MLEATAACDRQRHFTLSLPKIELHAHLNGSIRRSTLDALAAAHDIDAASTGIMSRWPSTLSEAFDVFRLIHECVSTLSDVERIAFELGQDLERDGVVYGEIRTTPRDLDAKGWDGYVKAVLHGFERYTKQGGSVILKLLLSIDRAKHSADDAMAVVQLAHRYRQHAVVGIDLSGDPTKAEFSTFLPSLSYARTLGLKITLHAAEVRNDDEFSQMLHFAPHRFGHCCFVSRSNLAALKQSKIPIELCLTSNLLSNSIPSGSLADHHFGIHYQPQDAQDAQEHVDNTTICCISTDDSGVFGSPLSNEYRLVMDNFKLTESQVFDLARRTLKATFLDQPPFKSAVQTERNTSDWQRVQSRFDQFQRTWRWQ; the protein is encoded by the coding sequence atgctcgaagcgacTGCGGCGTGCGATCGGCAAAGACACTTTACGCTCAGCTTACCCAAGATCGAATTGCACGCACACCTCAATGGCAGCATCCGGCGCAGCACACTTGacgcgctcgctgctgctcacgACATTGACGCTGCCAGTACTGGCATCATGTCGCGTTggccatcgacgctgtcggAAGCATTCGATGTGTTCCGCCTGATCCACGAGTGCGTGTCGACGCTTTCGGATGTCGAGAGGATAGcgttcgagctcggccaaGATCTGGAACGCGATGGTGTTGTGTATGGCGAGATCCGCACTACGCCTCGTGATCTAGACGCTAAGGGGTGGGATGGATATGTCAAAGCTGTGCTGCATGGATTTGAGCGGTATACCAAGCAGGGTGGGAGTGTGATTTTAAAGTTGCTCCTCTCGATCGATCGTGCCAAGCACTCCGCAGACGATGCTATGGCTGTAGTGCAGCTCGCCCACCGATATCGTCAACACGCAGTGGTGGGAATCGACCTTTCCGGCGACCCGACCAAAGCCGAGTTTTCCACCTTCCTTCCATCGCTCTCGTACGCTCGAACACTCGGCCTCAAGATCACCCTCCATGCAGCCGAGGTTCGCAACGATGACGAATTCTCACAAATGCTACACTTCGCTCCGCACCGTTTCGGTCACTGCTGCTTCGTCTCGCGCTCGAACCTCGCCGCACTCAAACAATCCAAGATCCCGATAGAACTGTGTCTCACCAGCAACCTCCTCTCCAACTCGATCCCCAGCGGATCACTAGCCGACCACCATTTCGGTATCCACTATCAACCTCAAGACGCACAAGACGCACAAGAGCATGTAgacaacaccaccatctgCTGCATCTCCACCGACGATAGCGGTGTATTCGGTAGTCCACTCTCGAACGAGTACCGCTTGGTGATGGACAACTTCAAGTTGACCGAAAGCCAAGTGTTCGATCTCGCCAGGAGGACGTTGAAAGCCACGTTCTTGGACCAACCGCCGTTCAAGAGCGCCGTGCAGACCGAGCGCAATACGAGCGATTGGCAACGTGTGCAGAGTCGGTTCGACCAATTTCAACGTACTTGGAGGTGGCAGTGA
- a CDS encoding putative chaperonin containing TCP-1 complex subunit CCT7, with translation MAGRLGGMMPNAPIILLREDTDVSQGTSQLLHNIGACSSIVSCVASTLGPRGMDKLIVNERGQATISNDGATILKLLDIVHPAAKTLVDIARAQDAEVGDGTTSVVLLAGEMLKEAKPFIEEGVAPHIIIKGYRKAVQLAVEKINDMAVTIDKSDKQEFYDLLLKCAGTSMSSKLIVSQRPFFSKMVVDAVMSLDQDDLDQSLIGMKKVPGGGMQDSLLVHGVAFKKTFAYAGFEQQPKSFTNPKVLCLNVELELKAEKDNAEVRINEVSEYQAVVDAEWQIIFNKLEAIVKTGAKVVLSKLPIGDLATQYFADRDIFCAGRVPADDMKRVVQAVGGSVQSTCSDINPDKHLGTCGKFEERQIGGERFNIFEECPQAKTCTLILRGGAEQFIAEVERSLHDAIMIVRRAIKNSHVVAGGGATEMELSKYLRDYSRTIQGKQQLVIGAFAKSLECIPRQLADNAGFDATDLLNRLRMKHAHGAQWEGIDIDAEDTADLMEKFVWEPSLVRINALQSAAEAACLILSVDETIRNQASDKAQPGPKAPPGTMQKALRGRVPRR, from the coding sequence ATGGCGGGACGACTTGGCGGCATGATGCCCAACGCGCCCATCATCCTCTTGCGCGAGGACACCGACGTTTCACAAGGCACATCGCAACTCTTGCACAACATCGGCGcttgctcctcgatcgTATCCTGCGTCGCCTCAACCCTCGGCCCTCGCGGCATGGACAAGCTTATCGTCAACGAGCGTGGCCAAGCTACCATTTCTAACGACGGAGCCACGATTCTTAAATTGCTCGACATCGTGCACCCTGCTGCCAAgacgctcgtcgacattgCACGTGCACAAGATGCCGAGGTGGGAGATGGCACAACGTCGGTCGTGCTACTTGCCGGCGAGATGCTCAAGGAAGCCAAGCCGTTCATCGAGGAAGGCGTCGCACCACATATCATCATCAAGGGCTACAGAAAGGCAGTGCAACTTGCGGTGGAAAAGATCAACGACATGGCTGTGACCATCGACAAGTCGGACAAGCAGGAATTTTACGacttgctgctcaagtgTGCCGGTACCAGCATGTCGTCTAAGCTCATCGTCTCGCAGCGTCCTTTCTTCAgcaagatggtggtggatgctgTCATGTCGCTCGACCAGGATGATTTGGACCAGAGCTTGATCGGTATGAAAAAGGTTCCCGGTGGAGGTATGCAGGATTCTCTGCTAGTGCACGGCGTCGCTTTCAAGAAGACGTTTGCATACGCCGGATTCGAACAGCAGCCCAAGAGCTTTACCAACCCCAAGGTGCTTTGCctcaacgtcgagctcgaactCAAGGCGGAAAAGGACAACGCCGAGGTACGAATCAACGAGGTCTCGGAATACCAAGCTGTGGTAGATGCCGAATGGCAGATCATcttcaacaagctcgaggcgaTCGTCAAGACTGGTGCCAAGGTGGTTCTTTCGAAACTTCCGATCGGAGATTTGGCGACTCAGTACTTTGCTGACCGCGACATCTTCTGCGCTGGTCGTGTGCCTGCTGATGACATGAAGCGTGTCGTTCAGGCGGTGGGAGGATCGGTGCAAAGCACGTGCTCTGACATCAACCCAGACAAACATCTGGGCACGTGCGGCAAGTTCGAGGAGCGTCAAATTGGTGGCGAGCGCTTCAACATTTTCGAGGAATGTCCACAGGCCAAGACGTGCACGCTGATTCTGCGTGGAGGAGCCGAACAATTCATTGCCGAAGTTGAGCGTAGTCTGCACGATGCCATCATGATCGTGCGACGAGCGATCAAAAACTCGCACGTGGTTGCCGGAGGAGGAGCGACCGAGATGGAGCTGTCCAAGTATCTTCGCGACTACTCGCGCACGATCCagggcaagcagcagctggtcATTGGTGCGTTTGCCAAATCGCTCGAGTGCATCCCGCGCCAGTTGGCCGACAACGCCGGATTCGACGCTACCGATCTGCTCAACAGGCTGCGCATGAAGCATGCGCACGGCGCACAGTGGGAAGGCATCGATATCGATGCTGAGGACACGGCGGATCTCATGGAGAAATTCGTTTGGGAACCGAGCCTCGTCAGAATCAACGCGTTGCAGTCCGCCGCCGAGGCGGCTTGTTTGATTTTGAGTGTCGACGAGACTATTAGGAATCAGGCCAGTGACAAGGCTCAACCCGGTCCAAAGGCTCCCCCTGGAACCATGCAGAAGGCGCTCCGCGGTAGGGTGCCGCGTCGTTAG